The following coding sequences are from one Chanos chanos chromosome 12, fChaCha1.1, whole genome shotgun sequence window:
- the prrc2a gene encoding protein PRRC2A isoform X3, protein MSERSGQTAKGKDGKTKYASLNLFDTYKGKSLETQKPVVPPRHGLQSLGKVSSARRMPPPANLPSLKAENKGNDPNVSLVPKDGTGWASKQEQADPKSTDVSSAPQPDSQQPGASQTPVLTQPRTPPAQEAPTPAQAAGVKSWAQASVTHGAQGDGGRGSNQPSPFSREEFPTLQAAGDQDKAGREQATADQWYGPGPSLRPQNVTSWRDGGGRALAPTPAGEGVSEGGSGGAMVMEGAAGAPSLQQNATSHGLPRNPPAGSPALPLPQPPVAPQFAAYRGIMPPFMYSPYLPFPPPYGPQGPYRYPPPNEAPRFSRSQGGPGPDSRPPGGPRGEVVKRPSILKQDDLKELDELDHDGDEGWAGAHEEIDYSAKLKFSDDEGEEDGEEERSETKNGTREPREQQRSQEGPTSVLRSRTSDSGGDTRRTPPSSTDDGQTPPSSKPAWAEEGGSGWGGQGSTGSYQQDRPTNQSASAGPPVASQKLPGPQGQQQTGPLPGGPTPPPSSTLLPQPQGEDEDEAWRQRRKQSSSEISAAVERARRRREEEERRMEEERRAACAEKLKRLDEKQQQQQTVKPTAAGEAPANSPSPSLSASASSPNVSQPPSPCVDPEEAPLSSSQPGSTAGAVVNSTNRQRAGSNSSYDSNTESQQLPQPPASQQPQQQTLDTAGPGEAKEETVGGGVHVRSSRGGEDNVKVESVGGGSGRQGSGSLGQGFSKYQKSLPPRFQRQQQEQLLKQQQQWQQQQQQQHNQASNQLQSQPQAPQGPSPGSAPQSGPKQPTLYPPGSMGRPPHLPMNFDPRWMMMGYVDPRIIQGRPPPMDYYPPSMHPTGLMGRERSDSGGSGSDPFDRQQHGGPPHPHRGTPPMDPKLAWGPDVFPGGGEGRGLSSPLRQKQALEEEEIGKGPRSDTPPVRMREGGPGPIQQPNAPNSPSGSSNQTPPPVGTQVGGQGSSHLPHHQSFMGGRGTYSSFPDTGSRMASHQQQRSNSGGTLHGFGHQDEGPQGGQQGQIWGALHHHYDRNGRTDLSPLENSPHVQHHHAPHPHPSHFSLHPHKQENGRDRERVGDPKKGDPSPPLHQPSLSSSCSSSSSSSSAREDGSGKQLLHHTPPIQHEHDSGTVQGGGRKMDKAGNVHTHGPQSSQQPVQQHHSKGGQRGREHKTETQWGPRPGSSNMGGGSAHNRKSGSGIGGNTGGDDSTHQLSDKSSAQSGGGNKRAGPIKRPVPKEMKREAGEGEGGEKTVGGSGKDKEQDASQLLAKQDQTSGSQSTSAKDDTAPSGKPRNGGKERAAGGGVGKGPKDGDGSIAASSSGPPSRRDRDRSNDRGGSAGGTTYHPSSRGSRSSRGRGEFYGRGRGYRGTYTGSTGGGGSRGRAGGRSSRSAANSGYHGSAAQDYRREMSSGSGRHGQGGSHPNPARARNRSETRSEGSEYEEVPKRRRQRGSETGSESAASDLAHSDKEDRKPNARNGTGNDNPTKGSSSSSAPPRSSQARVFTPRGVPSRRGRGGGGAGGGIYRSGGSGGVSGGHRSGSASHSWSSKSSVAARKQQAPSQPSPQKDSGRGAVGDKKEKVADQIQSQGTNPPTSSIPGAPTSVQPGATENGGVGAQLPSTNPTTNSTGPATQTLSQPTPDGRGYPPRGFERPPRRRRQGRSQHQQDKPPRFRRLKQERENAARINGSSRIIGSGGGQQQQRPTSPLQNSIQETDGSAPNTTGASDANHIVTASTNNNNNSSHLGGGNVNLNSHHHHHYQGNAGQTHLQHHHNHNPAGGAKSPDVSNQNSDQANEEWETASESSDFTEFREREGGGKSYSSHHHHHPSGRVGGGGGGGGGGGGEREMTAKESAANKRSFSSQRPGMERQNRRVNAGGGGGRGPRGPPSGGGVGGGPGNGGASRGEKRGNWPSPKNRK, encoded by the exons ATGTCAGAGCGCTCTGGGCAAACGGCAAAGGGGAAGGATGGCAAAACCAAGTATGCGTCTCTCAACCTGTTTGATACCTACAAAGGAAAGAGCCTTGAAACACAGAAGCCTGTTG TTCCCCCTCGTCATGGCTTGCAGTCTCTTGGTAAAGTTTCCTCTGCCCGGCGTATGCCTCCACCTGCCAACCTGCCCAGTCTGAAGGCAGAGAACAAAGGTAACGACCCCAACGTCTCGCTCGTTCCCAAAGACGGCACAGGATGGGCAAGCAAGCAGGAACAAGCAGACCCAAAGAG TACCGATGTATCGTCAGCTCCGCAGCCGGATTCGCAGCAGCCTGGGGCTTCACAGACGCCTGTATTGACCCAACCGAGAACTCCCCCCGCTCAAGAG GCCCCGACTCCAGCTCAGGCCGCAGGAGTAAAGTCCTGGGCTCAGGCCAGTGTTACACATGGAGCACAAGGAGATG GTGGAAGGGGATCAAACCAACCATCGCCATTCTCTCGCGAGGAATTTCCCACCCTGCAGGCGGCTGGAGACCAGGACAAAGCTGGCAGAGAACAGGCCACTGCAGATCAGTGGTATGGGCCCGGACCAAGCCTCCGCCCCCAGA atgttaCGAGTTGGCGGGATGGTGGGGGCCGTGCCCTGGCGCCCACCCCTGCTGGGGAGGGGGTATCGGAGGGCGGTTCTGGAGGAGCCATGGTGATGGAGGGTGCTGCCGGGGCCCCTTCCCTCCAGCAGAACGCGACCTCCCATGGGCTACCTAGAAACCCTCCCGCCGGCAGCCCCGCCCTGCctctcccccaaccccccgtCGCCCCCCAGTTTGCAGCCTATAGAGGGATCATGCCTCCCTTT ATGTACTCACCGTACTTGCCCTTCCCGCCACCTTACGGCCCTCAAGGGCCCTACAGGTACCCGCCACCAAATGAGGCCCCTAG attCTCTCGTTCGCAGGGTGGACCAGGCCCAGACAGCCGTCCACCTGGGGGTCCTCGTGGCGAGGTTGTGAAACGTCCCTCTATCCTAAAACAGGACGACTTGAAAGAGCTAGATGAGCTTGACCATGATGGAGATGAGGGCTGGGCTG GGGCACATGAGGAGATTGATTACTCTGCCAAGCTGAAGTTCAGTGAtgatgagggagaggaagacggggaagaggagaggagtgaaaCTAAGAATGGCACTCG GGAAcccagagagcagcagagatCCCAAGAAGGACCCACCTCTGTGCTACGTTCCCGAACGTCTGACAGTGGAGGGGACACACGCCGCACCCCTCCCTCCAGTACTGATGATGGCCAGACACCTCCCTCCAGCAAGCCAGCATGGGCCGAGGAGGGAGGTAGTGGCTGGGGAGGGCAAGGCAGCACTGGATCTTATCAG CAGGACCGGCCCACAAACCAGTCGGCATCCGCTGGCCCTCCCGTGGCCTCACAGAAGCTTCCTGGTCCTCAGGGCCAGCAGCAAACTGGGCCCCTACCTGGCGGCCCCACCCCTCCACCTTCATCCACCCTGCTTCCCCAGCCTCAGGGAGAGGATGAAGACGAGGCCTGGCGGCAGAGGAGAAAGCAGTCGTCATCCGAGATTTCGGCTGCAGTGGAGCGTGCCAGACGTCGacgggaggaagaggagcggaggatggaggaagagaggcgTGCTGCATGTGCAGAAAAACTGAAGAGACTGGATgagaaacagcaacagcagcagacCGTCAAGCCCACTGCCGCTGGCGAGGCTCCCGCCAACAGCCCTAGCCCTTCTTTGTCAGCTTCTGCTTCTTCCCCTAATGTCAGTCAGCCTCCGTCACCCTGCGTGGACCCTGAAGAGGCCCCCCTCTCGTCCTCTCAGCCTGGGAGCACAGCTGGAGCAGTTGTCAACAGTACTAACAGACAGAGGGCAGGCAGTAACAGCAGCTACGACTCCAACACTG AGTCTCAGCAGCTTCCTCAACCTCCAGCATCCCAGCAGCCACAGCAGCAAACCTTGGACACAGCAGGGCCTGGGGAAGCCAAAGAGGAGACCGTGGGGGGTGGCGTCCACGTCCGGAGCTCCAGAGGTGGAGAGGAcaatgttaaggtggagagtgTTGGTGGAGGATCAGGAAGACAGGGCAGTGGGTCACTTGGTCAAGGTTTCTCCAAATACCAGAAATCTCTTCCACCACGTTTTCAGAGGCAGCAGCAG GAGCAGCTCCTTAAACAGCAGCAGCaatggcagcagcagcagcagcaacagcacaaCCAAGCCTCAAACCAACTCCAGTCCCAGCCACAGGCTCCACAGGGGCCTTCACCTGGCTCTGCACCTCAATCTGGCCCTAAGCAACCAACCCTCTACCCACCTGGGTCCATGGGACGCCCACCTCATCTTCCAATGAACTTTGACCCCCGCTGGATGATGATGGGCTATGTGGACCCACGGATAATTCAGGGCCGTCCTCCACCCATGGACTACTATCCCCCCAGCATGCACCCCACTG GCTTGATGGGACGGGAACGCTCTGATTCAGGTGGATCAGGGTCAGATCCCTTTGATCGGCAGCAGCACGGAGGACCACCTCATCCTCATCGTGGGACACCTCCTATGGATCCAAAGTTGGCTTGGGGGCCAGATGTGTTCCCCGGAGGGGGTGAGGGTCGGGGACTGAGCTCCCCTCTGAGGCAGAAGCAAGCTcttgaggaagaggagattggCAAAGGACCAAG GAGCGATACCCCTCCAGTCCGTATGCGTGAAGGAGGACCAGGTCCCATTCAGCAGCCCAATGCCCCTAACTCCCCTTCAGGCTCCTCTAACCAAACCCCACCACCTGTAGGGACTCAAGTTGGTGGCCAGGGAAGCAGCCATCTTCCTCATCACCAGTCCTTCATGGGTGGACGGGGAACCTACAGCAGCTTCCCTGACACTGGATCCAGGATGGCATCGCACCAGCAGCAAAGGAGCAACAGTGGTGGGACTTTGCATGGCTTTGGCCATCAGGATGAGGGTCCTCAAGGGGGCCAGCAGGGGCAAATCTGGGGTGCCCTGCACCACCATTATGACCGCAATGGTCGTACTGATCTCTCTCCTCTAGAGAACAGTCCCCATGTTCAGCATCACCATGCCCCACACCCTCATCCCTCTCatttctccctccatcctcaTAAGCAGGAGAATGGTAGGGACCGGGAGAGAGTGGGGGATCCCAAAAAGGGAGACCCCTCACCCCCTCTCCACCAACcgtccctctcctcctcctgctcctcctccagctcctcttcctcagccagAGAGGACGGCAGCGGAAAACAGCTGTTGCATCATACCCCTCCGATTCAGCATGAGCACGATTCTGGAACTGTGCAGGGTGGTGGAAGGAAAATGGACAAAGCAGGAAACGTCCACACACATGGCCCTCAGTCATCCCAGCAGCCAGTGCAGCAGCATCACTCCAAAGGTGGTCAGCGTGGGCGGGAGCACAAGACTGAGACCCAATGGGGCCCCCGACCTGGGAGCAGTAACATGGGTGGCGGCTCCGCCCATAACAGAAAGTCAGGCTCTGGTATAGGTGGTAACACTGGTGGGGATGATTCAACCCATCAGCTGTCTGATAAGTCCTCTGCCCAGTCAGGAGGTGGCAACAAGAGGGCAGGACCTATTAAAAGGCCCGTCCCaaaggaaatgaagagagaggctGGTGAAGGGGAAGGGGGAGAAAAGACAGTTGGAGGCTCAGGAAAAGATAAAGAGCAAGACGCTAGCCAATTATTAGCCAAGCAAGATCAGACTTCTGGATCTCAGTCAACCTCTGCTAAGGATGACACAGCCCCATCAGGCAAACCCCGAAATGGAGGCAAGGAGCGAGCTGCAGGCGGAGGTGTAGGCAAAGGACCTAAAGATGGAGATGGCTCCATTGCAGCGAGCTCCTCAGGTCCTCCGTCCAGAAGGGACAGGGATCGCTCTAATGATAGAGGAGGAAGCGCAGGGGGGACCACTTACCACCCCTCCTCTAGGGGCAGTCGGTCAAGTCGCGGGCGGGGAGAGTTCTACGGACGAGGCAGAGGCTACAGGGGCACTTACACCGGCAGCACAGGAGGTGGTGGCAGCCGCGGAAGAGCAGGCGGCCGGAGCAGCAGATCTGCAGCTAACAGTGGCTACCACGGGTCTGCCGCACAAGATTACAGGAGGGAGATGTCGTCGGGCAGCGGCAGGCACGGACAGGGAGGCTCACACCCGAATCCTGCACGTGCCCGAAACCGCAGCGAAACCCGTAGCGAGGGCTCTGAATACGAAGAGGTCccaaagaggaggaggcagagaggctCGGAAACAGGTAGTGAGAGTGCTGCCAGCGACCTTGCCCATTCAGACAAGGAGGACCGAAAACCTAATGCCAGGAACGGAACAGGGAATGACAACCCAACAAAAGGTAGTTCCTCCTCGTCGGCTCCGCCTAGAAGCTCCCAGGCCAGGGTGTTCACCCCAAGAGGTGTGCCCTCAAGGAGAGGCAGGGGTGGAGGTGGTGCCGGAGGAGGCATCTACAGAAGCGGCGGCAGTGGAGGAGTATCTGGCGGACACAGATCTGGTTCTGCTTCTCACAGCTGGTCTTCGAAATCTTCTGTGGCGGCTCGAAAGCAGCAGGCTCCCTCACAACCTTCCCCTCAGAAAGATTCAGGCCGTGGAGCAGTTGGGGATAAGAAGGAGAAGGTAGCAGACCAGATTCAGTCTCAGGGTACAAATCCTCCCACGTCCTCCATTCCCGGTGCACCAACATCTGTCCAGCCAGGGGCTACTGAAAACGGAGGTGTAGGGGCGCAGCTGCCCTCAACCAACCCCACTACGAATTCTACCGGCCCTGCTACGCAGACATTGTCTCAGCCTACTCCAGACGGGCGCGGTTACCCTCCCCGAGGATTTGAACGTCCTCCGCGCCGTAGACGCCAGGGCCGGTCTCAACATCAGCAAGACAAGCCTCCCAGATTCCGACGGCTAAAGCAAGAACGAGAAAACGCTGCTCGGATCAATGGAAGTAGCAGGATCATCGGGAGCGGGGGcggacagcagcagcagcgacCTACTTCGCCCTTACAGAATTCCATACAAGAGACAGATGGTAGTGCACCTAACACAACTGGGGCTTCAGATGCAAACCACATTGTCACTGCATCTaccaataataacaataacagcagtCACCTCGGGGGTGGGAACGTGAATCTCAACagccaccatcatcatcactaccAGGGCAACGCTGGACAGACCCATCTACAGcaccaccacaaccacaacccTGCTGGGGGTGCCAAGTCCCCTGATGTCTCCAACCAGAACTCAGACCAAGCCAATGAGGAGTGGGAGACTGCCTCAGAGAGCAGTGACTTCACTGAGtttcgagagagagaggggggtggtaAATCCTATTCctcccatcaccaccaccatcctTCAGGAAGagtaggaggtggaggaggaggaggaggcgggggaGGTGGTGAGCGAGAGATGACGGCGAAAGAATCGGCCGCTAACAAGAGAAGTTTCTCCAGCCAGAGACCCGGGATGGAGCGGCAGAATCGGAGGGTCAATGCTGGTGGCGGTGGAGGTAGAGGCCCCAGGGGGCCGCCCAGTGGAGGTGGAGTTGGAGGGGGTCCCGGTAATGGTGGGGCCAGTCGTGGTGAGAAGCGTGGTAACTGGCCCTCTCCCAAAAACCGGAAGTGA